In Pseudoxanthomonas sp. SE1, the genomic stretch TGGTCGGTATCGCCGCCGACACCCACCGCGGCGCCGACGACCAGGCGGCTGGCGCTGTCCTTGGCGGCGTTGGGGTTGTCGGTCTTCTTCTGGATGTCCTTGACGGTGATCAGGCCGCGCAGGTCGAAGGCATCATTGACCACCAGGACCTTCTCGATGCGGTGCTTGTGCAGCAGCTGCAGCACTTCACCGTCGCTGGCGCCCTCCTTCACCGTGATCAGGCGATCCTTCTTGGTCATGATGTGGCGGACCGGATCGTCGAGCTTCGTTTCGAAGCGCATGTCGCGGCTGGTGACGATACCGACCAGCTGGCCGCCGTCGACCACCGGTACGCCGGAGATGTTGCGGGCGCGGGTGAGCTTGAGCACTTCGGCGATGGTGGTTTCGGGCCCGACGGTGAAGGGCTCCTTGATCACGCCGGCTTCGAACTTCTTGACCTTGGCCACTTCGGCGGCCTGCTGTTCGACGGTCAGGTTCTTGTGCAGGATGCCGATGCCGCCCAACTGGGCCATGGCGATGGCCAGGCGCGCCTCGGTGACGGTATCCATGGCGGCCGAAACGATCGGCAACTTCAGCCGCAGGTCGCGCGTCAGGCGCGTTTCCAGGCTGACATCCTTGGGCAGGACGGTGGAATGGGCGGGGACGAGGGAAACGTCGTCGTACGTCAGTGCTTCAGCCTGGATGCGCAGCATCGGCGGGCCCGGATAGTTGGGGAAGCGCGGCATTATACCCTGATCGACGGGGCTTCCGGCTGCGGCCGACGCCAGAACGATGCTTTCCCGCAAACATCATGAAGTAGGCACTTGTGGGAGCGACGCAAGTCGCGATGGGGCTTTCCTGGCAACGCTATCGCGACTTGCGTCGCTCCCACGGCTCCCCCAAGCCCTTTCAGCTTGTCGCTTCGGCCGCTTCCAGGGTGTTTTGCATCAGGGTAGCCACCGTCATCGGCCCCACCCCGCCCGGGACGGGGGTGATCCAGCTGGCGCGCTCGACGGCCGCATCGAATCCCACGTCGCCGACCAGTCGGCCGTCATCCAGCCGGTTGATGCCGACGTCAATGACGACCGCGCCCGGCCTGACCCATTCGCCCGGGATCAGCCCCGGCTTGCCTGCTGCGACCACCAGGATATCGGCGTCGCCGACCCGGGCCTGCAGCACGTCGCGCGGGGTGAACTTGTGGCAGCTGGTGACGGTGCAGCCGGCGATCAGCAGTTCCAGCGCCATCGGCCGGCCCACGTGGTTGCTGACGCCCACGATGGTGGCGTTCTGGCCCCTCACCGCGCGGTCCGTGTACGCGAGCAGCGTGGTGATCCCACGCGGCGTGCAGGGACGCAGGCCGAACTGCCGCAGC encodes the following:
- the folD gene encoding bifunctional methylenetetrahydrofolate dehydrogenase/methenyltetrahydrofolate cyclohydrolase FolD — protein: MTARILDGRRIAENLLDQLKVRVDARVAAGQARPGLAVVLVGGDPASTVYVRNKRRAAEKVGIAAYDYDMPEGTSEAQLLGLIDQLNADPKIHGILVQLPLPGIPDATRLIERIDPRKDVDGFHPANVGHLALRQFGLRPCTPRGITTLLAYTDRAVRGQNATIVGVSNHVGRPMALELLIAGCTVTSCHKFTPRDVLQARVGDADILVVAAGKPGLIPGEWVRPGAVVIDVGINRLDDGRLVGDVGFDAAVERASWITPVPGGVGPMTVATLMQNTLEAAEATS